From Streptomyces chrestomyceticus JCM 4735, one genomic window encodes:
- a CDS encoding aminotransferase class V-fold PLP-dependent enzyme, translating to MQRIEPLGGGEFASLTTFLNTASSGLLPARSAAALRAAVEESVSYGTMGQDYFGPADASRAAFARLMDVAPERVAIGGAVAVHAALIAGSLPSGAEVLVPEGEFSSLVNPFAARSGIKLRTAPLAELADAVRPGTALVAFSAVQALDGRIADMAAIRAAAAAHGARTLLDATQAAGWLPLRGGDFDYVVCGAFKWLLCPRGASFLVCGDDGLEALHAGWVAGADPYESNYGPIREPAAGARRYDEPHAHYSYVAAAQSLALLNEIGVETVYAHNTALADRYREGITALGHTPLPAPGSAIVSVPGLADTADRLAAAGIRIAVRAGSLRAAFHLYNSSDDVDRLLEVVGEGRR from the coding sequence ATGCAGCGCATCGAGCCACTTGGTGGGGGCGAATTCGCGTCCCTGACGACGTTTCTGAACACCGCGTCCAGCGGCCTGCTCCCGGCCCGTTCCGCCGCCGCCCTGCGCGCGGCCGTCGAGGAGTCCGTTTCCTACGGGACCATGGGCCAGGACTATTTCGGACCGGCGGACGCCTCCCGGGCCGCCTTCGCCCGGCTGATGGATGTGGCGCCGGAGCGGGTCGCGATCGGTGGGGCGGTCGCGGTGCACGCCGCGCTGATCGCCGGGTCGCTCCCGAGCGGAGCCGAAGTGCTGGTGCCCGAAGGGGAGTTCAGCTCACTGGTCAACCCGTTCGCGGCCCGGTCCGGGATCAAGCTCCGTACCGCGCCGCTCGCCGAGCTGGCCGACGCCGTGCGGCCTGGTACGGCGCTCGTCGCCTTCAGCGCCGTGCAGGCGCTGGACGGGCGGATCGCCGACATGGCGGCGATCCGGGCCGCCGCCGCAGCCCACGGGGCGCGCACCCTCCTGGACGCCACGCAGGCCGCGGGCTGGCTGCCGCTGCGGGGCGGCGACTTCGACTACGTGGTGTGCGGGGCGTTCAAGTGGCTGCTGTGTCCGCGCGGAGCCTCCTTCCTGGTGTGCGGGGACGACGGGCTGGAAGCGCTGCACGCCGGATGGGTCGCCGGCGCTGATCCGTACGAGTCCAACTACGGGCCGATCCGGGAACCGGCGGCCGGCGCGCGCCGTTACGACGAACCGCACGCCCACTACTCGTACGTGGCCGCCGCCCAGTCCCTCGCCCTGCTGAACGAGATCGGCGTCGAGACCGTGTACGCGCACAACACCGCGCTCGCCGACCGGTACCGCGAGGGGATCACGGCCCTCGGCCACACCCCGCTGCCCGCGCCCGGCTCGGCGATCGTGTCCGTACCGGGGCTCGCGGACACGGCGGACCGGCTGGCAGCGGCGGGCATACGGATCGCCGTGCGCGCGGGCAGCCTCCGGGCCGCCTTCCATCTCTACAACTCGTCGGACGATGTGGACCGGTTGCTGGAGGTGGTGGGGGAGGGACGGCGGTAG
- a CDS encoding alpha/beta fold hydrolase: MTTDRLPGVVLTDHFLDVPLDHAVPDGERLTVYGREAVAPGREHDELPWLVYLQGGPGYPAPRPPGRTSWLVSALDHYRVLLLDQRGTGRSTPANRQTLPLRGGPREQADYLAHFRADAIVRDAELFRRELAGPDGRWSVLGQSFGGFCATTYLSYAPEGLREVMITGGLPGLRATAEDVYRAAYPRVARKNAAHYARYPQDIERVRRIAAHLRERPARLPGGGRLTAEAFQGLGRMLGTGTGSYVLHYLIEDAWVTGPAGPELAESFLQAVQSHLSFTAAPLFTVLHEAIYAQRSVQPGSTGWAAERVRAEFPGFDVGTALDGGRPVHFTGESVHPWLFDTDPSLRPLKETAQALAERTDWPDLYDADRLAANEVPAAAAVYADDMYVDTAHSLETAREIRGLRPWVTNEWEHDGLHASGGMVLDRLIRMVRGEV; the protein is encoded by the coding sequence ATGACGACCGACCGGCTGCCCGGTGTCGTACTGACCGACCACTTCCTGGACGTGCCGCTGGACCACGCGGTGCCGGACGGCGAGCGGCTGACCGTGTACGGGCGCGAAGCCGTGGCGCCCGGCCGCGAGCACGACGAACTGCCCTGGCTGGTCTACCTCCAGGGCGGCCCCGGCTACCCGGCACCGCGCCCGCCGGGCCGGACCTCCTGGCTGGTGAGCGCGCTGGACCACTACCGGGTGCTGCTGCTGGACCAGCGGGGCACCGGCCGTTCCACGCCGGCCAACCGGCAGACCCTGCCACTGCGCGGCGGACCGCGGGAACAGGCCGATTATCTGGCGCATTTCCGCGCCGACGCGATCGTGCGGGACGCCGAGCTGTTCCGCCGTGAACTGGCCGGCCCGGACGGGCGGTGGAGCGTCCTGGGGCAGAGCTTCGGCGGCTTCTGCGCCACGACCTATCTCTCGTACGCGCCCGAGGGCCTGCGCGAGGTCATGATCACCGGTGGGCTGCCGGGGCTGCGGGCCACCGCGGAGGACGTCTACCGGGCCGCGTACCCGAGGGTGGCCCGCAAGAACGCCGCGCACTACGCGCGCTACCCGCAGGACATCGAGCGCGTCCGGCGCATCGCCGCGCACCTGCGGGAGCGCCCGGCGCGGCTGCCCGGCGGCGGGCGGCTGACGGCGGAGGCGTTCCAGGGGCTGGGCCGGATGCTGGGGACCGGCACCGGCTCGTACGTCCTGCACTACCTGATCGAGGACGCGTGGGTGACCGGCCCCGCGGGCCCCGAACTGGCGGAATCCTTCTTGCAGGCCGTACAGAGCCACCTCTCCTTCACCGCCGCCCCGCTGTTCACCGTCCTGCACGAGGCGATCTACGCCCAGCGGTCGGTGCAGCCGGGGAGCACCGGCTGGGCCGCCGAGCGCGTCCGCGCGGAGTTCCCCGGGTTCGACGTCGGCACGGCGCTCGACGGCGGACGGCCCGTCCACTTCACCGGCGAGTCGGTCCACCCCTGGCTCTTCGACACCGACCCGTCGCTGCGCCCCCTCAAGGAGACGGCACAGGCCTTGGCCGAACGCACCGACTGGCCCGATCTGTACGACGCCGACCGCCTCGCGGCCAACGAGGTCCCGGCCGCGGCCGCCGTCTACGCCGACGACATGTACGTCGACACCGCCCACTCCCTGGAGACCGCGCGGGAGATCCGGGGGCTGCGGCCCTGGGTGACCAACGAGTGGGAGCACGACGGGCTGCACGCCAGCGGCGGCATGGTGCTGGACCGTCTGATCCGGATGGTGCGCGGCGAGGTCTGA